One genomic segment of Panicum virgatum strain AP13 chromosome 2N, P.virgatum_v5, whole genome shotgun sequence includes these proteins:
- the LOC120662296 gene encoding uncharacterized protein LOC120662296, with protein sequence MAVPNYTYLLKLPGPNGVITVSGSFEQAYVSSREYFDLAATAANSAELGQLCATTPECRPDPGKPSQAPAFVSTDETKPVSVDDADPTKTVQINPRIDPDWPGPPRATVAVYVDDIVVKTPCADDLVANLSTTFANIKRFNIKLNPEKCTFGVPKGKLLGYMVSERGIEANHDKIAAITNMGPIRGIKGIQRLTGCLAALSRFIARLGERGLLLYKLLKKSDTFVWTEEAQAALDCLKALLSSPPVLMVLTDTKSRYPQTQKLLYVVVMTAKKLQHYFTEHIVSVVTTFPLGEVVRNGNAVGRISKWAVELICYDVKFVPRTAIKSQALADFIAKWTEVQALTPEISHEYWTLYFDGSVMGPGVGAGVVLVSPEGGKFQYAVRLHFLASNNVAEYEALISGLRIAIDIGATRLYVYGDSKLVVDQIMKNSNCESPLMDAYGQEVRKHEERFRGLELHHIPRKQNPDADALAKMAADRKPSPSGIFVNDLNAPSAREKQPAVDKTKIGEIEHARPSPRPDMVGPLKKALGGFTHLLVAIDKFTKWIEAKPITTIDSKEAVKFFLDIIYRFGVPNSIITDNGTNSTDHYFQEFAKGYRIRIDWASVGHPRTNGQVERANGLILQGLKPRIFDMLKKFAGRWVEELPAVLWSLRTTPNQSTGLTPFFLTYGSEAVMPFDLDYDAPRVKAFDPATEAEARRDAMEVLEEARLATLH encoded by the exons ATGGCggtgcccaactacacctacctgcTCAAGCTGCCGGGCCCGAACGGCGTCATCACTGTGAGCGGCTCCTTCGAGCAGGCCTACGTCAGCAGCCGCGAGTACTTTGACCTCGCCGCCACTGCGGCAAACTCGGCCGAGCTCGGCCAACTTTGCGCCACCACTCCCGAGTGCCGTCCTGACCCTGGCAAGCCTAGCCAGGCACCGGCCTTCGTCTCAACCGATGAGACCAAGCCGGTCTCGGTCGACGACGCCGATCCAACCAAGACGGTGCAA ATCAACCCGCGGATCGACCCCGACTGGCCAGGTCCGCCTCGGGCGACGGTCGCGGTCTACGTTGACGACATCGTCGTCAAGACGCCGTGCGCGGATGACCTAGTCGCCAACCTAAGCACCACGTTCGCAAATATCAAAAGGTTCAACATCAAACTGAACCCTGAGAAATGCACGTTCGGTGTGCCTAAGGGCAAGCTACTCGGATACATGGTGTCCGAGCGTGGCATCGAAGCCAACCATGACAAAATCGCGGCCATCACCAACATGGGACCCATCCGCGGCATTAAGGGCATCCAGAGGCTAACCGGGTGCCTGGCAGCGCTCAGCCGGTTTATTGCCCGGCTGGGAGAGCGAGGCTTGCTGCTATACaaactcctcaagaaatctGACACCTTTGTCTGGACGGAGGAGGCACAGGCGGCCCTCGACTGCCTAAAGGCTCTCTTATCCTCTCCGCCGGTGCTCATG GTACTGACTGACACCAAGTCGCGGTACCCGCAGACACAAAAGCTCCTATACGTTGTCGTCATGACGGCCAAGAAGTTGCAACACTACTTCACCGAGCACATAGTGTCGGTCGTCACCACATTCCCACTCGGAGAAGTCGTTCGCAATGGCAACGCCGTAGGCCGGATCTCCAAATGGGCAGTCGAGCTAATATGCTACGacgtcaagttcgtgccacgcacGGCGATAAAGTCTCAGGCCCTGGCCGACTTCATTGCCAAGTGGACAGAAGTCCAAGCCCTGACCCCAGAAATCTCTCACGAGTACTGGACCctctacttcgacgggtcggtcatGGGACCCGGCGTGGGGGCCGGGGTTGTCCTGGTCTCCCCAGAAGGAGGCAAGTTCCAGTACGCAGTCCGCCTCCACTTTCTTGCATCCAACAACGTAGCAGAGTATGAGGCGCTCATCAGCGGCCTCCGCATAGCCATCGACATCGGGGCAACCCGCCTGTACGTCTACGGCGACTCCAAGCTCGTAGTTGACCAGATCATGAAGAACTCTAACTGCGAAAGCCCTCTCATGGACGCATACGGCCAGGAAGTCCGTAAGCACGAAGAGAGATTCCGTGGTctggagctccaccacatcccACGGAAACAAAACCCCGACGCGGACGCCCTCGCAAAAATGGCCGCCGATCGCAAGCCGTCGCCCAGCGGCATTTTCGTCAATGACCTGAACGCGCCGTCAGCGCGAGAGAAGCAGCCGGCCGTAGACAAGACAAAAATAGGGGAAATAGAGCATGCAAGACCCAGCCCCCGACCAG ACATGGTCGGGCCACTCAAGAAGGCACTAGGAGGGTTCACACACTTGCTTGTcgcaatcgacaagttcacaaaatggatagaggcaaaaCCGATAACCACGATCGACTCAAAGGAGGCCGTCAAGTTCTTCCTGGACATCATCTACAGATTCGGCGTGCCCAACtccatcatcaccgacaatggGACCAATTCCACAGATCACTACTTCCAAGAGTTTGCGAAAGGATACAGGATCCGGATCGACTGGGCATCGGTCGGACACCCGCGCACAAACGGGCAAGTAGAAAGAGCTAACGGCCTAATCCTCCAAGGGCTCAAACCGCGCATTTTTGACATGCTCAAAAAGTTCGCAGGCCGTTGGGTGGAAGAGCTGCCGGCAGTGCTCTGGAGCTTGCGAACCACACCTAATCAGTCTACAGGACTAACACCTTTCTTCCTAACATACGGCTCCGAGGCCGTCATGCCTTTCGATCTGGACTACGACGCGCCGAGAGTCAAAGCCTTTGACCCAGCAACGGAAGCCGAAGCCCGGAGGGACGCCATGGAAGTCTTGGAAGAAGCAAGGCTAGCTACGCTACACTGA